The segment GCCGCTCGCGAAGCTGCGCAATGTGGGGCGCCTGCTCGAAATCGGCGAGGACGACCTGCGGTTCCGGCCGGAGGAAGCCGAGCAGATGGTTGCGGATCGCGCGCTCGCCGACGTCCTGATTGCCCGCACGGAAGGCTGGGCGATCGCGGTGCACCTCACCGCCACGCTTGCAAAAGAGCGCGCCTTCGCATTGAACGGAGCCTTTCCGGCAGCGGGCGAAGCGGTGTTTCCATTTTTGGCTGAAGAGGTGGTCGCGGCGCTCGACCCGGACGTGCGCGAAATGCTCGGCGCCCTCGCGGTCCCCGCGATGCTTGACGAGACGACGGTCAATTATGTCTTGGAGCGCAGCGACGGCCTTGCGATTCTGGCGCGGCTGGCGGAGCGCGCGCTCTATCTGCGACAAGCCGACGACGGAGCCTGGCATCTGCACCAGCTTTTTCGCGACTTCCTACTCGCGCGGATGAAGCGCGAACAGCCCGAACGCGAACGGGAGGTTCGTCGCCGCTATGCGGCGCTGCTGCGCGAACGTGGCGACAAACTCGGGGCGTTGGAGCAAGTCATCGAAGCCGGTGACCTCGTGGAGATCGTCGAGTACGTGCAAGAGGCGATCGTGGCGATTCGCTTCACCGATCGCTATCGACGGTTGCTGGAACTGCTCGCACTGGTCCCGGAGGAAGCCTACCGGCGTAAACCGATGCTGTACCGCCTGCGCGCGAGCGCTCTCCAGCGGGCCGGGCGCTGGGAGGACGCCGACGCGCAGTTACGCGCCGGTTACGAATCCGCGCGGCACAACGGGGACGACCGTACGGCTTGCGTCGCACTCCTCGAACGAGGCGTTGGGCTCGGTACGTTTCGATTCCGCATGCACGGCGATCATTCCGAAAGTGAAGCCTGTTTTCGCGAGGCCTTAACCCTTGCCGACGGTCCGTCGCTGCGCGATCGTCCGAACTTCCGCCAACTCTCGTACGAGGTGCTGGGGTTGGTGCACGCGCTGCGCTTCGAGTACGAGGAGGCGTTCCGGTGGTTCGCGCAGGCCGAGCGCCTGGAACTTGCCGCATCCTCGCATGCGGAACTGCTCTTCGTCGAGATCGCGCGCGTCTACGGATGGATCGGCGATTGGCGGCGTTCGCTCGAGTACGCGGAGCTCGCCGAAGAATTCTTCCGCGCCGACTATCCGTTTCACGTCGGCTATGCGCTGCTCGTCGTGTCGAAGGCCCTCATCATGCTCGGCGAGGATGGCGAGCGCGCCGTCGCGAGTTGTCGCGAGGCGGTTGAGGCGCTGCGATCTTCGTACGAAGATGAGGAACTCGGCGTGGCATATACGGTGTTGGCGGAGGCGCTGCTCGCTGCCGCCGACCCGGATTTTGCGGAAGTCATCGAAGCATGCGATGCCGCGGAGCGTTTCGTCGACGTTCGGAACGCGCCGAGTCGCTGCGAAATCGCGTTGCTGCGGGCGAAGGTGGCGCTCCGCGGCGGCGACGAGCCCGGGTGGGCCGATGCGATTCGGCGCGCGACGCGGCTCGCGCAAGGCGACCGCTGGTTGACGGCACGCATCGATCTCGAACGAGCGTGGTTCGCGCACGTGCAGGGAGAGGATCGAAAGGCGCTCGAGGGATTCGATCGCGCGCTGGCAAGTTTCGGCGAGATGCAAGACCGTTACCATCATGCGATCGCGCGCGTCGGGCGGAACGCGCTATCGGCGCGCGCGAGAACGCTCGATGAAGCAGAAGCGCGCGCGCTGTTGGAGGAACTCACCTCGCAGGGCGCGGCGTATGCGGTATTGCGCTACGCTCCGTCGGCGCGTGAGGTCTTTCATTGGTGCCTGCGTCACGGCGTGGACGTGCGCGCTGCGCAGTCGCTCTACGAGCGGCTGGATGCGATCGATACGGAGGAACTCGTCGCGATCACAAGAGACGCTCAAGCCGCGCCGTCCGGCCGCGCGGGCGCGTTACGTTTGCTCGCCGCGCGCGAAGGCGTGGGTGCCGATAGCCGCCCGCTGCTGCGCGAATTGTCAACCGATCCTCAAGCCCAAGTTGCCGCTGCGGCCGCGAATCTGCTTGAGACGCTTCCCGAGCACGTCATCTCGCCGCTCCGCATCTCGGCGATCGCGGGATTGAGCGTTTCGTCGAGGGATGGCGAGATTCAGGAAGGCGACGCGCGTTGGGGACGCCGCAAGGCCGCGGAATTGTTACGTCTGCTCGCCATTGCGGGAGCGCCGCTAACAAAGGGCGCCGTGCTCGGCGCGCTTTGGCCGGATGCGGACAAGGGGCGTGACGTCACGCTGCGCGTCGTGATTCATGCGTTGCGCAGAGCGCTCCAGCC is part of the Candidatus Dormiibacterota bacterium genome and harbors:
- a CDS encoding LuxR C-terminal-related transcriptional regulator; translated protein: MTRGQRGAGRLPVPLARSMPPQGGVGTVRRERLNSQWNRLLQVPVATVTGAGGYGKTTLLLAWLDALAGEAHTAWLTLVAHEATLTELVEGVVLACARAFPDFGGTVRGLLNERIEDPRAYARAVANELYVLTEESGAHLVLFVDDADAAIDDESAVAFLTALLQSLPPRVHVAFGSRRRLSFAPLAKLRNVGRLLEIGEDDLRFRPEEAEQMVADRALADVLIARTEGWAIAVHLTATLAKERAFALNGAFPAAGEAVFPFLAEEVVAALDPDVREMLGALAVPAMLDETTVNYVLERSDGLAILARLAERALYLRQADDGAWHLHQLFRDFLLARMKREQPEREREVRRRYAALLRERGDKLGALEQVIEAGDLVEIVEYVQEAIVAIRFTDRYRRLLELLALVPEEAYRRKPMLYRLRASALQRAGRWEDADAQLRAGYESARHNGDDRTACVALLERGVGLGTFRFRMHGDHSESEACFREALTLADGPSLRDRPNFRQLSYEVLGLVHALRFEYEEAFRWFAQAERLELAASSHAELLFVEIARVYGWIGDWRRSLEYAELAEEFFRADYPFHVGYALLVVSKALIMLGEDGERAVASCREAVEALRSSYEDEELGVAYTVLAEALLAAADPDFAEVIEACDAAERFVDVRNAPSRCEIALLRAKVALRGGDEPGWADAIRRATRLAQGDRWLTARIDLERAWFAHVQGEDRKALEGFDRALASFGEMQDRYHHAIARVGRNALSARARTLDEAEARALLEELTSQGAAYAVLRYAPSAREVFHWCLRHGVDVRAAQSLYERLDAIDTEELVAITRDAQAAPSGRAGALRLLAAREGVGADSRPLLRELSTDPQAQVAAAAANLLETLPEHVISPLRISAIAGLSVSSRDGEIQEGDARWGRRKAAELLRLLAIAGAPLTKGAVLGALWPDADKGRDVTLRVVIHALRRALQPASDNSSEYVVYDGTTIALRRSNVEWIDSESALGDLQRGKHLASVGAFDAAAPFLEDACERLGDAPKEEAAPVWLQPHVRRWRVARLDGLHSLASVYAAQQRYDDALATVRRALSLDALDEATVCLALELLAKNGSFAEGHALYAAYKRRLADALGAVPGAEVVERYSRLLSGRSEHKRTELSSREIEILRLVARGQTSKEIAHALALSAFTINNHVGRILKKLGVESRAAAVAYLHTNEDFAR